Proteins encoded together in one Pseudomonas sp. ADAK13 window:
- a CDS encoding I78 family peptidase inhibitor encodes MPWKLASFGTLLAALALTGCSTPGTSEPAKDTAVADAGHSRCEAKAAEFAIGQKASPQLLEQARSRAGAQNARILKPDDMVTLEYRSDRLNLNTDDNLVINRVNCG; translated from the coding sequence ATGCCTTGGAAGCTCGCATCATTCGGTACTTTGTTGGCTGCGCTCGCCTTGACGGGTTGCAGTACCCCGGGTACCTCTGAGCCAGCCAAAGACACTGCCGTGGCCGATGCTGGTCACAGCCGCTGTGAGGCGAAGGCTGCCGAGTTCGCAATCGGCCAGAAGGCTTCGCCGCAACTGCTGGAACAGGCCCGTAGCCGCGCCGGTGCGCAGAACGCACGCATTCTCAAGCCAGACGACATGGTCACCCTGGAATACCGCTCGGATCGCTTGAACCTCAACACCGATGACAATCTGGTGATCAACCGGGTTAATTGCGGCTGA
- a CDS encoding nucleoside hydrolase, with product MQRGTQTLRHLFRSVLLLSVLTAASAHGAEKIDLIIDTDPGADDVVALLFAMASPDELKIRALTTVAGNVRLDKTSRNARLAREWAGREEIPVYAGAPKPMLRTPIYAENIHGKEGISGVTVHEPKKGLAEGNAVDYLIKTLSTAKPHSITIAMLGPQTNLALALTQAPEITQGIKEVVVMGGAHFNGGNITPVAEFNLFADPIAAEIVLKSGVKLTYLPLDVTHKVLTSDARLKQIAALNNNASKVVGDILNEYVKGDMEHYGIPGGPVHDATVIAYLLKPSLFSGREVNVVVDSREGPTFGQTIVDWYDGLKQPKNAFWVENGDAQGFFDLLTERLGRLK from the coding sequence ATGCAACGTGGTACCCAAACCCTGCGACACCTGTTCCGGAGTGTGCTGCTTTTGTCCGTGCTAACCGCTGCAAGCGCCCACGGGGCGGAAAAAATCGACCTGATCATCGATACCGACCCCGGTGCCGACGACGTAGTGGCCTTGCTGTTCGCCATGGCTTCGCCCGATGAGCTGAAGATCCGTGCGCTGACCACCGTTGCCGGCAACGTGCGCCTGGACAAGACCTCCCGCAATGCGCGGCTGGCCCGCGAGTGGGCAGGGCGCGAAGAAATCCCGGTGTACGCCGGTGCGCCTAAACCGATGCTGCGCACGCCGATCTATGCCGAAAACATCCACGGCAAGGAAGGTATTTCCGGCGTTACCGTGCATGAGCCGAAAAAAGGCCTGGCCGAAGGCAATGCCGTTGATTACCTGATCAAGACCCTCAGCACCGCCAAGCCCCACAGCATTACCATCGCCATGCTCGGCCCGCAGACCAACCTGGCGTTGGCATTGACCCAGGCACCGGAGATCACTCAAGGCATCAAGGAAGTGGTCGTGATGGGCGGCGCACACTTCAACGGCGGCAACATTACGCCGGTGGCCGAGTTCAACCTGTTCGCGGACCCTATCGCGGCCGAGATCGTGCTCAAAAGCGGCGTCAAGCTGACTTACCTGCCGTTGGACGTGACCCACAAGGTCCTGACCAGCGACGCACGCCTGAAGCAAATCGCAGCGTTGAACAACAACGCGAGCAAGGTGGTTGGCGACATTCTCAATGAATACGTCAAGGGCGACATGGAGCACTACGGTATTCCAGGCGGCCCGGTGCATGACGCTACCGTGATTGCCTACCTGCTCAAGCCTTCGCTGTTCAGCGGCCGCGAGGTCAATGTGGTGGTGGACAGCCGTGAAGGCCCGACCTTCGGCCAGACCATCGTCGATTGGTACGACGGCCTGAAACAACCGAAGAACGCGTTCTGGGTTGAAAACGGCGATGCCCAGGGCTTCTTCGATCTGCTGACCGAACGTCTTGGCCGCTTGAAGTAA
- a CDS encoding cold-shock protein, giving the protein MSNRQTGTVKWFNDEKGFGFITPQGGGDDLFVHFKAIESDGFKSLKEGQTVSFVAEKGQKGMQAAQVRPE; this is encoded by the coding sequence ATGTCTAATCGCCAAACCGGCACCGTTAAATGGTTCAACGATGAAAAAGGCTTCGGCTTCATCACTCCTCAAGGTGGCGGTGACGACCTGTTCGTACACTTCAAAGCTATCGAAAGCGACGGTTTCAAAAGCCTGAAAGAAGGCCAAACCGTTTCCTTCGTGGCTGAGAAAGGCCAAAAGGGTATGCAAGCTGCACAGGTTCGCCCAGAGTAA
- the rbsD gene encoding D-ribose pyranase, whose translation MKKTPLLNIALSRVIASLGHGDILVIGDAGLPVPPGVELIDLALTKGIPDFVSTLRIVLSEMQVESHVLAEEILLKQPPALTDLNALTEQAALGERRLVSHEEFKQLSRKARAVVRTGECQPYCNIALVSGVTF comes from the coding sequence ATGAAAAAGACTCCCTTGCTCAATATCGCGCTGTCGCGGGTGATTGCATCCCTTGGCCATGGCGACATTCTGGTGATCGGCGATGCCGGCCTGCCGGTGCCGCCGGGCGTCGAGTTGATCGACCTGGCGCTGACCAAAGGCATCCCGGATTTCGTCAGCACCCTGCGCATCGTGCTCAGCGAAATGCAGGTGGAAAGCCACGTGCTCGCTGAAGAAATCCTGCTCAAGCAACCGCCGGCCCTGACTGACCTCAATGCCCTGACCGAACAGGCTGCCCTCGGTGAGCGCCGCCTGGTCAGCCATGAAGAGTTCAAGCAGCTCAGCCGCAAGGCGAGGGCGGTGGTGCGCACGGGCGAGTGCCAGCCTTACTGCAATATCGCGCTGGTTTCCGGCGTAACGTTCTAG